Genomic window (Synechococcus sp. LA31):
CCCTACTCACACCGGCGCATGGATGAAGCCATTGAGGAGGCACTGGCCATGCCCGCTGATCAGCAGCTCACCCGTATGCAATCCATGGTGAATGCCGTTGAGCATCTGAGCGTGGATAACTGGGCCGATGAACAACTGAGGGCGATCCAGCCGGCTGTGGCGGCGCTGCCCACCTGATGCTGCGCCGATGGCCACTGCTGCTTGTTGCACTGATCACCAGTGTTTTGCTAGGGCTCTGGGGTTTGGCAGCCCGCGCGATCGAGCCGGTGAATGTGCTGATGCCGGCACCCTTTGCCGATGCCAGCGCTGATCTGGTTGACAGCTTTAACAGGGAGCATCCTGGTATTGAGCTCAGCATCACCCGCGGGCCGCTGCAAACTGAGGCTGTCTCAGATCTTGCGATCAGCAGCCTGTTGCTGGGGAGTAGTCCCTACGACCTCCTGCTGATGGATGTCAGCTGGACACCTAAGTATGCAAAGGCAGGCTGGCTCGAACCACTGGAAGGTTGGCTCGGTGACGACGCCTTAGCTGATCTCGCACCAGGCGCTGAACTGGGCAACGCCTTTGGTGGCCATCTTTGGCGCTTCCCTCTCGTAGCGGATATGGGTCTGCTCTACTGGCGCACCGATCTAATGGACGCGCCCCCGCGGACCCCGATCGAGCTCGAGACGATCAGTCGCGATCTTCAGGCAGCCGGACTCGTGCCATGGGGCTACGTGTGGCAAGGCAAGCAATACGAAGGACTCAGTTGTGTCTATGTGGAGATGCTCAGCGGCTTCGGTGGCCGCTGGCTGGAGCAGGACCAGACCGAACTCAATAGCCATTCCGCCGTGCAAGCCACCGCCTGGCTGCGCCACCTTGTAGAGGCGGGCATTACGCCACCCAGCGTGGCCAACATGGCTGAACCGGAAGCGCTGCAGGCCTTCCAAGCCGGTGATGCAGCCTTCATGCGCAACTGGCCCTACGCCTGGGCAATGCTCAACAAATCCGATTCACCCTTGAAGGGGAAGGTGGCGATTACCACCATGGTGAGCGAAAGCGGTGAACCCCATGCGGCCACCCAGGGCAGCTGGGGGCTGTCGCTGCTCAAGGGCTCCCGCCACAAGAGGGCCGCCATTGAGGCCCTTCGCTACCTCACCAGCGTGGACGCCCAAAAGCAACTGAACCTGCGCTGGGGCTACACACCCACTCGTTTGAGTGTCTTCGATGATCCGGAGCTTTTGGCAGCCAACCCGGTGCTGGCCGATCTGAAAGTAGCCCTCGCAGATTCAGTACTACGGCCGCTCACACCGATCTACGCCCAGCTGAGCGATCTGCTTTACCGCGAACTCAACAACGTGATCACTGGCGGTATCAACCCTCAACCCGCCATGAGGCAGCTTCAAAGCAACAGCGAGCGGCTGCTAGTTACCGCTGGAGGCCAGGGCTGATGCGCTGGAAGCTGTGGCTTCTGATGGCGCCAGCACTGCTGTGGCTCGCCGCGATCTTTGCCGCGCCGATGCTGCATTACGCCTGGCTGAGCACGCAGGCCGAAACCGTGCTGACAGGGTTCCAGCCGAGACCCATCGGTACGGAACAGTGGCTGCGGCTATGGAACGACGCCCGTTTTTGGCAAGACACCTGGCAGACACTCCGGTTCAGCGCTGCCTCGGTGGGACTAGAAATGCTGCTGGGGCTCACGATGGCCCTGCTTCTGCATCAGCCACTGCGAGGGCGGGGCACACTCCGCACCATCAGCCTGTTGCCCTGGGCCCTGCCAACAACTGTGATGGCACTGGGCTGGCGCTGGATCTTCAACGATCCCTATGGGCCCATCAATCAAGCGATGGCCCAGCTTGGGCTGGGCTCAGTGCCGTTTCTCTCCGACCCAAACATCACCTGGCTTGCAGCCGTGTGGGCCGACACATGGAAAACAACGCCCTTTGTGGCCTTGCTGCTCCTGGCTGGCCTGCAGAACATTCCGGCCGATCTCTACGAAGCCGCAGCATTGGAAGGAGCAAGCCCCTGGCAAAACCTGCGCCGCATCACCCTGCCTTTGCTCACCCCTTATCTCTTGATTGCCTTGCTGTTCCGCTTAGCCCAGGCCCTAGGCGTGTTCGATCTGATTCAGGTGCTCACCGGCGGCGGCCCGGCCGGAAGCACTGAAAGCCTGGCTCTCTACGCCTACTTGAATGCCATGCGCTTTTTGGATTTTGGCTATAGCGCCACGGTGATGCTCGGGTCTTTTGTGGTGCTGCTGCTAGTGGCCGCCCTGGCAGGGCTGGGGCTTCGCGGGAGGTTGTTGCGCTGATGGCAAGGCTGGCTTTGTTGATCTGGAGCCTGGGTCCGATGCTCTGGCAGCTCTACACATCGTTCAGGCCCACTGAAGCCCTCACCGGTGGGTTGAATGGCCCGGCTGGCTGGACGCTCTCCCATTACCAGCAGCTCCTCCAGGGGGATCCGCCGTTTCTCACGTATCTGATCAACAGCACCGTGGTGGGCGCCAGCAGCACCGCACTCACCCTGGCCTTAGCTGTTCCGTGCGCCTACGGGCTGAGCCGTATCGGTCGCGCTGCATCGCGCAACCTTTCACTCCTGGTGGCTGCTGCGGCCGCCTTCCCGGCTGTGCTGCTGTTTCTGGCTCTGCTGGAGCTTGCAAGAGATTGGCATCTTGCCAACAACCTCCTGGCCTTAAGCCTCCCCTACGCAGGGCTCTGCCTGCCCCTCGCGATCCTGCTGCTGCAAGCCTCGTTCCGCGATATTCCCCTCGAATTGGAAGAAGCGGCGCTCATGGAAGGAATGGGCTTGTGGCAGCGTTTGCGCTGGGTGATGTTGCCGCTGATGACGCCGGCCATGGCCAGCGCTGCAGTCTTGATCTTTATTTTCTGCTGGAACGAGTATCCAATCGCGCTCACCTGGTTGAGCCAAAGCAACCTGCTCACCCTGGCTCCAGCGATGGCCCGCATCGCTGGATCTTCGGTGTTCACCATTCCCTATGGCGCTTTTGCTGCCGCCACCGTGCTCGGCAGCATGCCACTGATCCTGCTGATGCTGCTCTTCCAGCGCCAGATCATCAGTGGCCTCACCCAAGGAGCGATTAAAGGATGACCATGAGGCTCAACACCAGCT
Coding sequences:
- a CDS encoding carbohydrate ABC transporter permease yields the protein MRWKLWLLMAPALLWLAAIFAAPMLHYAWLSTQAETVLTGFQPRPIGTEQWLRLWNDARFWQDTWQTLRFSAASVGLEMLLGLTMALLLHQPLRGRGTLRTISLLPWALPTTVMALGWRWIFNDPYGPINQAMAQLGLGSVPFLSDPNITWLAAVWADTWKTTPFVALLLLAGLQNIPADLYEAAALEGASPWQNLRRITLPLLTPYLLIALLFRLAQALGVFDLIQVLTGGGPAGSTESLALYAYLNAMRFLDFGYSATVMLGSFVVLLLVAALAGLGLRGRLLR
- a CDS encoding ABC transporter substrate-binding protein, whose amino-acid sequence is MLRRWPLLLVALITSVLLGLWGLAARAIEPVNVLMPAPFADASADLVDSFNREHPGIELSITRGPLQTEAVSDLAISSLLLGSSPYDLLLMDVSWTPKYAKAGWLEPLEGWLGDDALADLAPGAELGNAFGGHLWRFPLVADMGLLYWRTDLMDAPPRTPIELETISRDLQAAGLVPWGYVWQGKQYEGLSCVYVEMLSGFGGRWLEQDQTELNSHSAVQATAWLRHLVEAGITPPSVANMAEPEALQAFQAGDAAFMRNWPYAWAMLNKSDSPLKGKVAITTMVSESGEPHAATQGSWGLSLLKGSRHKRAAIEALRYLTSVDAQKQLNLRWGYTPTRLSVFDDPELLAANPVLADLKVALADSVLRPLTPIYAQLSDLLYRELNNVITGGINPQPAMRQLQSNSERLLVTAGGQG
- a CDS encoding carbohydrate ABC transporter permease yields the protein MARLALLIWSLGPMLWQLYTSFRPTEALTGGLNGPAGWTLSHYQQLLQGDPPFLTYLINSTVVGASSTALTLALAVPCAYGLSRIGRAASRNLSLLVAAAAAFPAVLLFLALLELARDWHLANNLLALSLPYAGLCLPLAILLLQASFRDIPLELEEAALMEGMGLWQRLRWVMLPLMTPAMASAAVLIFIFCWNEYPIALTWLSQSNLLTLAPAMARIAGSSVFTIPYGAFAAATVLGSMPLILLMLLFQRQIISGLTQGAIKG